One Solibacillus sp. R5-41 DNA segment encodes these proteins:
- the metK gene encoding methionine adenosyltransferase codes for MKNRRLFTSESVTEGHPDKICDQISDAILDAILAADPNARVACETTVTTGLVLVSGEITTSTYVDMKGIIRDTVAGIGYTRGKYGFDAENLAVLVAVGEQSPDIAQGVDQALEAREGSMTDEELEAIGAGDQGLMFGYACNETPELMPLPISLAHKLARRLAEVRKSGELAYLRPDGKTQVTIEYDENNEPVRVDTIVISTQHDEEATLEQIQADMKAHVIQPVVPAELLDDATKYFINPTGRFVIGGPKGDAGLTGRKIIVDTYGGYARHGGGAFSGKDATKVDRSAAYAARYVAKNIVAAGLADRAEVQLAYAIGVAQPVSIAVDTFGTGKVEESQIVEWVRELFDLRPAGIIKMLDLRRPIYKQTAAYGHFGRTDLDVSWEKTDKAAELQARAGL; via the coding sequence ATGAAAAATCGTCGACTGTTTACATCAGAAAGTGTAACAGAAGGGCATCCGGATAAAATTTGTGACCAAATTTCAGATGCTATTTTAGATGCTATTTTAGCAGCAGATCCGAATGCACGTGTAGCTTGTGAAACTACGGTAACAACAGGCTTAGTATTAGTTTCTGGTGAAATTACAACATCTACGTATGTAGATATGAAGGGAATTATCCGTGATACAGTAGCAGGTATCGGCTATACGCGCGGTAAATACGGCTTTGATGCTGAAAACTTGGCGGTTCTTGTAGCTGTTGGTGAGCAATCTCCAGACATAGCTCAAGGTGTTGACCAAGCCCTAGAAGCACGTGAAGGCTCTATGACAGATGAAGAATTAGAAGCGATTGGCGCGGGTGACCAAGGCTTAATGTTTGGTTATGCATGTAACGAAACACCAGAGCTTATGCCATTACCAATTTCATTAGCACATAAATTAGCACGTCGTTTAGCAGAAGTTCGAAAATCAGGCGAACTTGCATATTTACGTCCAGATGGTAAAACGCAAGTAACAATCGAGTATGATGAAAATAACGAACCAGTACGTGTAGATACAATTGTTATTTCAACACAGCATGATGAAGAAGCGACTTTAGAGCAAATTCAAGCAGATATGAAGGCACATGTTATTCAACCAGTAGTACCAGCTGAATTATTAGATGATGCAACAAAATACTTCATTAATCCAACAGGTCGATTTGTTATTGGTGGACCTAAAGGGGATGCAGGTTTAACAGGCCGTAAAATTATTGTAGATACGTATGGTGGGTATGCACGTCACGGTGGTGGAGCATTCTCTGGTAAGGATGCTACAAAAGTTGACCGTTCAGCAGCGTATGCAGCACGTTACGTTGCAAAAAATATCGTTGCAGCAGGACTTGCTGATCGTGCAGAAGTTCAGCTTGCGTATGCAATTGGTGTTGCACAACCAGTTTCGATTGCTGTCGATACATTCGGCACAGGGAAAGTGGAAGAAAGCCAAATTGTGGAGTGGGTACGTGAATTATTTGACCTACGTCCAGCAGGCATTATTAAAATGCTTGATTTACGTCGACCTATTTACAAACAAACAGCGGCATACGGTCACTTCGGTCGTACAGATCTTGATGTTTCTTGGGAAAAGACAGATAAAGCAGCTGAATTACAAGCAAGAGCAGGACTATAA
- the pckA gene encoding phosphoenolpyruvate carboxykinase (ATP) has protein sequence MNSVEIANELKELLNGENINNQLSVPQLVEKATSRGEATLTVDGALRAETGKYTGRSPKDKYTVEEDSSKDKIDWGKVNRPISSEVFDNLYVKVVNYLKERDELFVFNGFAGADKASQLSIKVINEYAWHNLFCHQLFIRPTAEELASHVADFTIVSAPNFKADPAVDGTDSETFIITSIEKKIILIGGTEYAGEMKKSIFGIMNYLLPEQGIFPMHCSANVGEEGDVALFFGLSGTGKTTLSADADRKLIGDDEHGWSDNGVFNIEGGCYAKTINLSAEKEPEIYNAIKFGSVLENVAVDPETRVCDYDNGSLTENTRVAYPIDYIDNIVLPSVAGHPKTIVFLTADAFGVLPPVSKLTKEQAMYHFLSGFTSKLAGTERGVTEPEPVFSTCFGSPFLPLPATVYAEQLGKKIDEHGSQVFLVNTGWTGGEYGVGSRMKLSYTRAMVRAAIEGKLNDVETIQDAVFGLNIPTTVEGVPTEVLNPRDAWTDKAAYDKKAADLAGLFKNNFTKFANVDESIQTKGGPLA, from the coding sequence ATGAATTCGGTAGAAATTGCTAACGAGCTGAAAGAACTTTTAAACGGGGAAAATATTAATAATCAATTATCAGTACCACAATTAGTTGAAAAAGCTACATCACGTGGAGAAGCAACGTTAACTGTTGATGGTGCATTACGCGCTGAAACAGGTAAATATACTGGACGTTCTCCTAAAGATAAATATACAGTTGAAGAAGACAGCTCTAAAGATAAAATCGACTGGGGTAAAGTGAATCGTCCAATTTCATCTGAAGTGTTCGACAATCTTTATGTTAAAGTTGTTAATTACTTAAAAGAGCGCGATGAATTATTCGTATTTAACGGTTTTGCAGGTGCCGATAAAGCCTCTCAATTATCGATTAAAGTAATTAATGAATATGCTTGGCATAACCTTTTCTGCCATCAATTATTCATCCGCCCAACTGCAGAAGAACTTGCTTCTCACGTTGCTGATTTTACAATCGTATCTGCGCCAAACTTCAAAGCAGACCCTGCTGTTGATGGTACAGATTCAGAAACATTTATTATTACATCAATTGAGAAGAAAATCATTTTAATCGGTGGTACAGAGTACGCTGGCGAAATGAAAAAATCTATCTTTGGTATTATGAACTACTTACTACCTGAACAAGGTATTTTCCCAATGCACTGCTCTGCAAACGTTGGTGAAGAAGGCGACGTAGCTTTATTCTTCGGTTTATCAGGTACTGGTAAAACAACTTTATCTGCAGATGCTGACCGTAAATTAATCGGTGATGATGAGCATGGCTGGTCAGATAATGGTGTGTTCAATATTGAAGGTGGATGTTATGCAAAAACAATCAATCTTTCAGCTGAAAAAGAGCCTGAAATTTACAATGCGATTAAATTCGGTTCGGTTTTAGAAAACGTAGCGGTGGATCCAGAAACACGCGTATGTGACTACGACAACGGTTCATTAACTGAAAATACTCGTGTAGCATACCCAATTGATTATATTGACAATATCGTATTACCATCTGTTGCAGGTCACCCAAAAACAATCGTATTCTTAACTGCGGATGCATTCGGTGTGTTACCTCCAGTTTCTAAATTAACTAAAGAGCAAGCGATGTATCACTTCTTAAGTGGTTTCACTTCAAAATTAGCAGGTACAGAGCGTGGCGTTACTGAGCCAGAACCAGTATTCTCTACATGCTTCGGTTCTCCATTCTTACCACTACCTGCAACAGTTTATGCTGAGCAATTAGGTAAGAAAATTGATGAGCACGGTTCACAAGTATTTTTAGTTAACACTGGTTGGACTGGTGGCGAATATGGCGTAGGTAGCCGTATGAAGCTTTCTTATACACGTGCAATGGTACGTGCAGCAATCGAAGGCAAATTAAACGATGTTGAAACGATTCAAGACGCTGTATTTGGATTAAATATTCCAACAACTGTTGAAGGCGTTCCAACAGAAGTATTAAATCCTCGTGATGCATGGACAGATAAAGCGGCATATGATAAAAAAGCAGCTGATCTTGCTGGGTTATTCAAAAACAATTTCACTAAATTTGCAAATGTTGATGAATCAATCCAAACTAAAGGTGGCCCATTAGCTTAA
- a CDS encoding S9 family peptidase — protein MKGNGKIVSVRNYPSPNPAIRLDEITYWSQGLRVKGLLARPKQHGDYEGLLYLRGGLQSIGMVRPARIAQFAAQGFVVFAPYYRGNRGGEGKDEFAGEDRYDAVFGVDVLKKFIMKDKVHLYGFSRGGLMVLWTAIIRNDIQSVVTWAGVSDATATYWERVDMRRALKRIIGGTPNKVPKQYEERTPLYAIEQIQAPVLIIHGTEDAHVDIAHAYQLERNLKGDGKSVETWFSFGLKHHYPPKLNRETVKQLCEWMKSHQ, from the coding sequence ATGAAAGGCAATGGTAAAATTGTTTCCGTGCGAAACTATCCCTCACCTAATCCAGCAATCCGGTTGGATGAAATTACATATTGGTCACAAGGGCTACGTGTAAAAGGATTACTTGCACGTCCAAAGCAGCATGGAGATTATGAAGGCTTACTTTATTTACGTGGAGGCTTACAATCCATTGGTATGGTTCGTCCAGCGCGCATTGCTCAATTTGCGGCACAGGGCTTTGTCGTTTTTGCTCCATATTACCGTGGAAACCGCGGAGGAGAAGGGAAAGATGAGTTTGCCGGTGAAGATCGCTATGATGCTGTTTTTGGCGTTGATGTATTAAAGAAATTCATAATGAAAGATAAAGTTCACTTATACGGATTCTCACGTGGTGGGCTGATGGTATTATGGACAGCGATTATACGAAATGATATCCAGTCTGTTGTCACGTGGGCGGGTGTGTCAGATGCGACGGCTACCTATTGGGAAAGAGTGGACATGCGGAGAGCGTTAAAACGCATTATTGGCGGGACTCCAAATAAAGTACCTAAACAGTATGAGGAAAGGACACCCCTCTATGCAATCGAGCAAATTCAAGCCCCTGTTTTGATTATTCATGGTACGGAAGATGCACATGTTGATATTGCGCATGCGTACCAATTAGAGAGAAATTTAAAGGGTGACGGAAAATCTGTGGAAACGTGGTTTTCATTTGGCTTAAAGCACCATTATCCACCAAAGTTAAACAGAGAAACAGTTAAACAATTATGTGAATGGATGAAATCTCATCAATGA
- a CDS encoding NUDIX domain-containing protein, translating to MFTFTDENGFQVDLRFDEGPFEVEPKHVLVLVQYEGKWLCTIHHRRGVEFPGGKQEADETLQEAAVREVYEEATVRIEDVKWFAYYIVHDEIPFCKAVFTAKVKEIDPFVGDYETEGMLWLSEAELWQQPNLSFYMRDAGMKMMLQEVKNHERQW from the coding sequence ATGTTTACATTTACAGATGAAAATGGATTTCAAGTTGATTTAAGATTTGATGAAGGACCGTTTGAAGTGGAACCAAAGCATGTGTTAGTACTTGTGCAGTATGAGGGGAAATGGCTTTGCACGATTCATCACCGCCGTGGTGTCGAATTTCCTGGTGGCAAGCAAGAAGCGGATGAAACATTGCAAGAGGCAGCTGTTCGAGAAGTTTATGAAGAAGCAACTGTGCGAATTGAAGATGTAAAATGGTTTGCCTATTATATTGTGCATGACGAAATTCCGTTTTGTAAGGCGGTGTTTACAGCAAAAGTAAAAGAAATTGACCCTTTTGTTGGCGATTACGAAACGGAAGGCATGTTATGGCTTTCAGAAGCTGAGCTTTGGCAGCAACCTAATTTGAGTTTTTACATGCGCGATGCGGGGATGAAGATGATGTTACAGGAAGTGAAAAATCATGAAAGGCAATGGTAA
- a CDS encoding Dps family protein → MTKPELNYELNELVATWSVLYTKLHNYHWYVNGPSFFTLHEKFEELYNEVTLNLDEIAERILSKNGKPVATLKEHLNLSLIQEATGDESTEEMVKITIEDFRIIMKALKRTMETAAEEGDDRTEDLLNANYQSLEKHAWMLNAFLGK, encoded by the coding sequence ATGACGAAACCAGAATTAAATTACGAGTTAAATGAGTTAGTAGCAACTTGGTCTGTCCTTTACACAAAATTACACAATTATCACTGGTATGTAAACGGGCCATCTTTTTTCACATTACATGAAAAATTTGAAGAGCTTTATAATGAAGTGACGTTAAATTTAGATGAAATTGCAGAACGTATTTTATCTAAAAATGGCAAGCCCGTCGCAACGTTAAAAGAGCATTTAAACTTATCGCTCATTCAGGAAGCGACAGGGGATGAATCCACAGAAGAGATGGTAAAAATAACAATTGAAGATTTCCGAATCATTATGAAGGCATTGAAAAGAACGATGGAAACGGCCGCTGAAGAGGGAGATGATCGAACAGAGGACTTATTAAATGCCAACTATCAAAGCTTAGAAAAGCACGCTTGGATGTTGAATGCATTTTTAGGGAAATGA
- the ytzI gene encoding YtzI protein, whose amino-acid sequence MSLVIIICLLVVIVITGLFLFAINTGYRVKHTIDEISHGPNITESKKDQN is encoded by the coding sequence ATGTCATTGGTTATTATCATTTGTTTATTAGTTGTCATCGTTATAACTGGGCTATTTCTGTTCGCTATTAATACAGGTTATCGTGTAAAGCATACAATTGATGAAATTTCCCATGGTCCTAATATTACCGAGAGCAAAAAAGACCAAAATTAA
- the yidD gene encoding membrane protein insertion efficiency factor YidD produces MKKLFVGLIRIYQKYLSPMKPPSCRFHPTCSNYGIEAMEKHGAIKGFIMTVIRVLKCQPLHPGGFDPVPDKWPSKKG; encoded by the coding sequence TTGAAAAAACTATTTGTTGGGCTCATTCGAATTTATCAAAAATATTTATCACCAATGAAGCCACCCTCTTGCCGCTTTCATCCTACATGTTCAAACTATGGTATCGAGGCAATGGAAAAGCATGGTGCGATAAAAGGATTCATCATGACCGTTATTCGCGTATTAAAATGCCAGCCCCTTCACCCAGGTGGTTTTGATCCGGTTCCAGATAAATGGCCTTCGAAAAAAGGGTGA
- a CDS encoding metal ABC transporter solute-binding protein, Zn/Mn family: MRKIFVLFSIFALLLTACSADDSATPNNQPTENQLSVYTTVYPLQYFTERIGGEFVQVSSIYPVGANEHTFEPTQKDMMALADADLFFYIGLGLEGFVENAQKSLSKEDVKFVATAKNVTEEQLDISTGHQHEEGEGDEDHGHHEIDAHVWLSPIISQELARSIKNELVAALPEQEAVFNKNYEQLVGELNDLNSELESKAAATSKKTFFVSHAAFGYLAGHYGLTQVPVAGLNSQSEPSQKELTAIVDLAKQENIHYIFFEQNVSSNLTKIIQKELGAETLILHNLSVLTKEDVANNENYFTLMRKNMDALTKALSH; encoded by the coding sequence ATGAGAAAAATATTCGTTTTATTTTCGATTTTCGCTTTATTATTAACAGCTTGTAGCGCAGATGATTCGGCTACTCCAAATAATCAACCGACGGAAAATCAATTATCGGTTTATACAACGGTTTACCCATTGCAATACTTCACTGAGCGAATTGGTGGAGAGTTTGTCCAAGTTTCCTCTATATACCCTGTAGGAGCAAACGAGCATACATTTGAGCCAACGCAAAAGGATATGATGGCTTTAGCTGATGCCGACTTATTTTTCTACATTGGATTAGGTCTTGAAGGGTTTGTTGAAAACGCACAAAAATCATTGTCAAAAGAAGACGTTAAATTCGTTGCCACTGCCAAAAATGTTACGGAAGAACAGCTTGATATTTCGACTGGTCACCAACATGAAGAGGGAGAAGGTGATGAGGACCACGGACATCACGAAATTGATGCACATGTGTGGCTATCTCCAATCATTTCTCAAGAATTAGCACGTTCGATTAAAAATGAATTAGTCGCAGCACTACCTGAGCAAGAAGCGGTTTTTAATAAAAATTATGAACAGTTAGTGGGCGAATTAAACGATTTAAATAGTGAATTGGAGTCGAAGGCCGCGGCAACTTCGAAAAAGACATTTTTCGTATCACACGCAGCATTTGGTTATTTAGCTGGTCATTATGGTTTAACACAAGTACCAGTTGCAGGATTAAATTCGCAAAGTGAGCCTTCCCAGAAGGAATTAACGGCAATTGTTGATTTGGCAAAACAAGAAAACATTCATTATATTTTCTTCGAGCAAAATGTCTCGTCTAATTTAACAAAAATCATTCAAAAAGAATTGGGTGCAGAAACGTTAATATTACACAATTTAAGTGTCCTTACGAAAGAGGATGTCGCCAATAATGAAAATTACTTTACGCTCATGCGAAAAAATATGGACGCATTAACTAAAGCACTGTCGCATTAA
- a CDS encoding transglutaminase domain-containing protein has protein sequence MKNIVRLLLITLLLFSTLLTTFGFNWTNVAYAEQVSTEKTLKEDILNQMGNYNKNFTLSYDGDFSKLKTLIKKTMDDIRKENQYIYENTSKWQVTMKSVGNKGTISFELTYLTDQAKEMYVNAEVDKILPKIIKKGATEFEKVKAVHDYIVLNGSYSSKTKNSQYTTYTFLTEQKGVCQAYALLMYKMLEELNIDAKYVKGYSDNERHAWILVNVDGNWYHVDPTWNDPIGNKNDEVRYKYFMLTDKQISKTHFWEKEEYPAAKSEKYKDFKVAKYNAKRHFDRSQNVFSLWSINATVL, from the coding sequence ATGAAAAATATAGTACGTTTATTATTAATAACTTTATTACTCTTTAGTACATTACTGACCACGTTTGGATTTAATTGGACAAATGTAGCGTACGCAGAGCAAGTTTCTACTGAGAAAACATTAAAAGAAGATATTTTGAATCAAATGGGAAATTATAATAAAAACTTTACACTTTCTTATGATGGGGATTTTTCAAAATTAAAGACATTAATAAAAAAAACGATGGATGATATTAGAAAAGAGAATCAATATATTTACGAAAACACTTCCAAATGGCAAGTGACAATGAAGTCCGTCGGGAATAAAGGGACGATTTCCTTTGAGCTGACTTATTTGACGGATCAGGCAAAAGAAATGTATGTTAATGCTGAAGTGGATAAAATTTTACCGAAAATTATTAAAAAAGGTGCGACGGAGTTTGAAAAGGTGAAAGCCGTCCATGATTATATTGTTTTGAACGGTAGCTATTCAAGTAAAACAAAAAATAGTCAATATACGACCTATACATTTTTAACGGAGCAAAAGGGCGTTTGTCAGGCTTATGCATTGCTCATGTATAAAATGCTAGAAGAATTAAACATAGATGCTAAATACGTCAAAGGCTATTCCGATAATGAACGTCATGCGTGGATTTTAGTCAATGTAGACGGTAATTGGTATCATGTGGATCCAACATGGAATGACCCTATTGGAAACAAAAATGATGAGGTTCGCTATAAATACTTTATGTTAACGGACAAGCAAATTTCCAAAACACACTTTTGGGAAAAAGAAGAATATCCCGCTGCAAAAAGTGAGAAGTACAAAGATTTTAAAGTAGCCAAATACAATGCAAAAAGACATTTTGACCGAAGTCAAAATGTCTTTTCCTTATGGTCGATTAATGCGACAGTGCTTTAG
- a CDS encoding o-succinylbenzoate--CoA ligase, with protein sequence MQPNWIKQRAYLTPNRIALSFHQQQWTFQELYEQSVKMAYQLNAYGLINGKRVAILAPSTPQLIQVIYSCMQAQCEMVMLNSRLSKQELVYQIEDADVDAILVHDDDLLKLKPDARIIRFSQLAKKQEQPFEIAQEWDEQFAMTIMYTSGTTGFPKGVCQTVGNHSASAISSALNLGIKEQDTWLCSVPIFHISGFSIVVRSLLYGMKIRLYEKFDGKQCAEEIIQGTVTKMSVVAVTLETILTEMEQQNKKANPQFTTMLAGGGPVPVDYLKRASKLEMPVAQTYGMTETASQTATLANEDALRHLGSAGKPLFFNQIQIAKQQGEKIGEIVVRGPHVTPRYIGKYKDTPTTVDGWLHTGDLGYLDDEGYLYVVDRRADLIISGGENIYPAEIENGLLAHPSIKEAGVCGIRHEKWGQVPIAFVVKKNEVTEQEIIDFCKLSLANYKIPKSIYFVNELPRNGSSKLVRRNLSQLLDD encoded by the coding sequence ATGCAGCCAAATTGGATCAAACAACGCGCATATTTAACACCGAACCGAATTGCCTTAAGTTTTCACCAGCAACAATGGACATTTCAAGAACTGTATGAGCAATCAGTAAAAATGGCGTATCAATTAAATGCTTACGGATTAATAAACGGAAAAAGGGTTGCGATTTTAGCACCATCTACCCCACAGCTTATCCAAGTAATTTATAGCTGCATGCAAGCGCAATGTGAAATGGTCATGTTAAATAGTCGCCTTTCTAAGCAAGAGTTGGTGTATCAAATTGAAGATGCCGATGTAGATGCGATTTTAGTCCATGATGATGACCTTTTAAAGCTCAAACCAGATGCGCGGATTATTCGCTTTTCACAGCTTGCGAAAAAACAAGAGCAACCTTTTGAAATCGCACAGGAATGGGACGAGCAGTTTGCAATGACCATTATGTATACGTCTGGAACGACAGGTTTTCCAAAAGGAGTTTGCCAAACTGTTGGAAATCATAGTGCGAGTGCAATTAGTTCCGCATTAAATTTAGGCATAAAAGAGCAAGATACATGGCTTTGTTCCGTACCGATTTTTCATATAAGTGGTTTTTCAATTGTAGTGAGGTCATTATTATATGGAATGAAAATACGTTTATATGAAAAATTTGATGGCAAGCAATGTGCAGAAGAAATTATCCAAGGTACCGTTACGAAAATGTCGGTCGTTGCTGTGACGTTAGAAACGATATTAACAGAGATGGAGCAGCAAAATAAAAAAGCGAACCCCCAATTTACGACGATGCTTGCGGGGGGCGGACCAGTGCCAGTGGATTATTTAAAACGTGCGAGTAAATTAGAAATGCCTGTTGCGCAAACATATGGGATGACGGAAACTGCCTCTCAAACGGCAACATTAGCGAATGAAGATGCATTGAGGCACCTCGGTTCAGCTGGGAAACCTCTGTTTTTTAATCAAATTCAAATTGCTAAACAACAGGGTGAAAAAATTGGTGAAATCGTCGTTCGAGGCCCTCATGTTACCCCGCGTTATATCGGAAAATATAAAGATACCCCAACTACCGTAGATGGTTGGTTGCATACGGGAGATTTGGGCTATTTAGATGATGAAGGTTATTTGTATGTGGTGGATCGACGCGCGGATTTAATCATTTCAGGCGGTGAAAATATTTATCCAGCTGAAATTGAAAATGGCCTTTTAGCACATCCTTCGATAAAAGAAGCGGGGGTTTGTGGTATTCGTCATGAAAAATGGGGGCAAGTACCAATCGCTTTTGTTGTAAAGAAAAATGAAGTAACGGAGCAGGAAATAATCGACTTTTGTAAATTAAGTCTTGCGAACTATAAAATACCGAAAAGTATTTATTTTGTAAATGAATTACCACGGAATGGTTCGAGTAAATTGGTTAGAAGAAATTTAAGTCAACTTCTCGACGATTGA
- the menB gene encoding 1,4-dihydroxy-2-naphthoyl-CoA synthase: MTKQRLWTSLHTYEDIKYEFYNGIAKITINRPEVRNAFRPKTTAEMIDAFTRARDDERVGTIILTGEGEHAFCSGGDQKVRGNGGYVGEDNIPRLNVLDLQTLIRKIPKPVVAMVAGYAIGGGHVLHVVCDLTIAAENARFGQTGPKVGSFDAGYGSGYLARIVGHKKAREIWYLCRQYDAQEALDMGLVNTVVPYEQLEDETVKWCEEMLQMSPTALRFLKAAMNADTDGLAGIQQLAGDATLLYYTTDEAKEGRDAFKEKRQPDFGQFPRFP; encoded by the coding sequence ATGACTAAGCAACGTTTATGGACTTCATTACATACGTATGAAGACATTAAGTATGAGTTTTATAACGGCATCGCAAAAATAACGATTAACCGTCCAGAAGTACGCAACGCTTTCCGCCCAAAAACAACAGCGGAAATGATCGATGCATTTACGCGTGCTCGCGATGATGAGCGCGTAGGTACAATTATTTTAACAGGTGAAGGCGAACATGCATTCTGCTCAGGCGGCGACCAAAAAGTTCGCGGTAACGGAGGCTATGTAGGCGAAGATAACATTCCTCGTTTAAATGTTTTAGATTTACAAACGTTAATCCGTAAAATTCCAAAGCCAGTAGTTGCGATGGTTGCAGGTTATGCAATCGGCGGTGGTCACGTATTACATGTTGTATGTGATTTAACAATTGCTGCTGAAAATGCTCGTTTCGGACAAACAGGTCCAAAAGTAGGTTCATTCGACGCTGGTTACGGTTCAGGCTATTTAGCTCGTATCGTTGGTCATAAAAAAGCACGTGAAATTTGGTACTTATGCCGTCAATATGATGCACAGGAAGCACTAGATATGGGCTTAGTCAATACAGTTGTACCATATGAGCAATTAGAAGATGAAACTGTAAAATGGTGTGAAGAAATGCTTCAAATGTCACCAACGGCACTACGCTTCTTAAAAGCTGCAATGAACGCAGATACAGATGGTTTAGCAGGTATCCAGCAATTAGCTGGTGACGCGACATTATTATACTATACAACGGATGAAGCAAAAGAAGGTCGTGACGCATTCAAGGAAAAGCGTCAACCAGACTTCGGTCAATTCCCGCGTTTCCCTTGA
- the menH gene encoding 2-succinyl-6-hydroxy-2,4-cyclohexadiene-1-carboxylate synthase yields MARVTVNEQSVHVEIYNELAKKTLVLLHGFTGSTKTWQHVVKELPASVKIIAIDLIGHGQSTAPQTMDAYSMEVQIQLLEDLFEQLAIQAFTLVGYSMGGRVALSYTARFPKRVTQLILESASPGLEGQAERLARKNADDALADKIAQNGLQSFIEKWENIPLFASQKNLPQIIQAEIRNERMMQREIGLANSLRGMGTGVMPALWNQLQQITMPVTLITGELDKKFITLNEQMQQHLPKVNHIIVPAVGHAIHVENPTKFATIVKETISQI; encoded by the coding sequence ATGGCTCGAGTCACTGTAAATGAGCAATCGGTTCATGTGGAAATTTATAATGAACTAGCAAAAAAAACGCTGGTACTTTTACATGGTTTTACAGGTAGTACGAAAACATGGCAACATGTTGTAAAGGAACTACCTGCTTCAGTGAAAATCATTGCAATTGATTTAATCGGACATGGTCAAAGTACAGCGCCACAAACAATGGATGCCTATTCAATGGAAGTGCAAATTCAATTGCTAGAGGACCTATTTGAGCAGCTAGCTATTCAGGCATTCACACTTGTCGGTTATTCGATGGGGGGACGTGTTGCATTAAGTTATACTGCGCGTTTCCCTAAGCGAGTCACTCAGCTTATTCTAGAAAGTGCATCACCTGGACTTGAAGGACAGGCAGAACGTCTGGCTCGAAAAAATGCGGATGATGCATTAGCGGATAAAATTGCTCAGAATGGTTTGCAATCATTTATTGAGAAGTGGGAGAATATCCCCCTTTTTGCCTCACAAAAGAATTTACCACAAATCATTCAAGCAGAAATACGAAATGAACGAATGATGCAACGAGAAATAGGCTTAGCGAATAGTTTACGCGGGATGGGTACAGGTGTTATGCCAGCACTTTGGAATCAATTGCAACAGATTACAATGCCTGTTACGTTAATTACTGGTGAATTGGATAAGAAATTTATAACGTTAAATGAACAAATGCAACAGCATCTTCCAAAAGTAAATCATATTATTGTCCCAGCAGTTGGACATGCAATTCATGTGGAAAATCCGACAAAGTTTGCTACAATAGTAAAGGAAACGATTTCACAAATTTAA